In a single window of the Gemmatimonadota bacterium genome:
- a CDS encoding response regulator transcription factor, whose translation MTGPLAGRTVVIADDHRLFAEGVATILRDEGCHTFIVTELDQIRPTIESARPDLLVLDLAFGEQSAMPLLRALRMERHPIPILVISASEEGVIVERVRETGAAYVAKSRAGVDIAVVALQLVTDSYRPPGPRPGRRPDLKASVTIGGITLNHGHLEVLRLIRDGRSNPEIAGTISRAVKTVESRISELYARTGLRTRGQLIRWANDHAKLLKTPADGT comes from the coding sequence ATGACCGGCCCGCTCGCTGGTCGCACCGTCGTGATCGCCGACGATCACCGCCTCTTCGCTGAAGGGGTCGCAACCATTCTCCGCGACGAAGGGTGTCACACCTTCATTGTCACGGAACTCGACCAGATCCGCCCGACAATCGAGTCGGCCCGGCCCGACCTGCTAGTGCTCGACCTCGCCTTCGGAGAACAGAGCGCAATGCCACTGCTGCGGGCACTCCGAATGGAGCGGCACCCGATACCGATCCTGGTCATCAGCGCGTCGGAAGAGGGAGTCATTGTCGAGCGAGTCCGCGAAACGGGGGCGGCCTACGTCGCCAAGAGTCGCGCCGGCGTCGATATCGCGGTGGTGGCGCTGCAACTGGTGACCGATAGCTATCGACCACCCGGGCCGCGGCCGGGGCGTCGCCCCGACCTCAAGGCCTCAGTCACGATCGGCGGGATCACCCTGAATCACGGGCATCTCGAAGTGCTTCGCCTCATCCGCGACGGCCGATCCAACCCCGAGATCGCCGGGACCATCTCCCGCGCCGTCAAGACGGTCGAATCACGGATCAGCGAGCTGTATGCGCGAACCGGCCTCCGCACCCGCGGCCAGCTGATCCGCTGGGCCAATGATCACGCGAAACTGCTCAAGACACCGGCGGATGGGACGTGA
- a CDS encoding sensor histidine kinase has product MHPILETERNLGPLIWVFTLTVGLGLAMAAVLYWAINSVQRDRTRAAVAWGRRLLDGQEEERRGIARELHDGVVPLLESMGMELRRAGSADGAERASALAMQLRTLSRGLHPATLDHLPLADALQQLFATESTDAFEMTLDAGELPDLDFAHRLAGYRIVQEAVNNARRHAAATQVNVSLDATPFGIDIKIHDNGHGFVVPADGKLASLGLRSMRERASALGGTLHISSQPGKGTSVHAHFPLATTR; this is encoded by the coding sequence GTGCATCCCATACTGGAAACGGAGCGTAACCTGGGGCCGCTGATCTGGGTTTTCACCCTCACCGTCGGCCTCGGTCTCGCGATGGCCGCGGTGCTCTACTGGGCGATCAACTCCGTCCAGCGCGACCGCACCCGCGCGGCCGTGGCATGGGGCCGCCGGCTGCTCGACGGCCAGGAGGAGGAGCGTCGCGGGATCGCCCGTGAACTCCACGACGGCGTCGTGCCGCTGCTCGAATCGATGGGAATGGAACTCCGTCGCGCTGGTAGCGCTGACGGCGCCGAGCGTGCGTCGGCGCTCGCGATGCAGCTGCGGACCCTGAGTCGCGGGCTGCATCCCGCAACGCTCGATCATCTCCCGCTCGCCGACGCGCTCCAGCAGCTCTTCGCGACCGAGTCGACCGATGCGTTTGAGATGACCCTCGATGCCGGCGAACTCCCTGACCTCGACTTCGCGCATCGACTCGCCGGTTACCGCATCGTCCAGGAGGCCGTCAACAACGCGCGCCGTCACGCGGCCGCGACCCAGGTCAACGTGAGCCTCGACGCTACGCCGTTCGGCATCGACATCAAGATTCACGACAATGGCCACGGCTTCGTCGTCCCGGCCGATGGCAAGCTCGCCTCCCTTGGCCTGCGCAGCATGCGCGAACGCGCGAGTGCGCTCGGCGGCACGCTGCACATCAGCAGTCAGCCGGGGAAGGGGACCAGCGTCCACGCGCACTTTCCGCTCGCCACCACCAGATGA
- a CDS encoding AAA family ATPase, producing MTSAPPLDDVQQLRRLAEAIAALRTQVSARVVGQHEAVDGIVTAILGGGHALLVGVPGLAKTLMVSTVAEALALSFNRVQFTPDLMPGDITGTELVEEDPATGKRHFRFVPGPIFASVVLADEINRTPPKTQAALLQAMQERTVTVAGQTYPLPNPFFVLATQNPIEQEGTYPLPEAQLDRFMLELRVGYPSRSEEEAIVTQTTGTHKVSVSQVVDAAALVEMQSLVRRIPVSQSLIAAAVLLARMTRPNEAEAPALVREYVEWGAGPRASQYLVLGAKARAAMDGRPQADLEDVRAIAPAVLRHRVMTNFSAEAADRSSEDVVMELIGSESWLKG from the coding sequence ATGACCTCTGCTCCTCCTCTCGACGACGTCCAGCAGCTCCGCCGCCTCGCCGAGGCCATTGCCGCACTCCGGACCCAGGTCTCGGCCCGGGTGGTAGGCCAGCACGAGGCCGTCGACGGGATCGTGACCGCCATCCTGGGGGGAGGGCACGCCCTCCTGGTCGGGGTCCCCGGCCTGGCCAAGACGCTGATGGTCTCGACCGTCGCGGAGGCGCTGGCGCTGTCGTTCAACCGGGTGCAGTTCACCCCCGACCTGATGCCGGGTGACATCACCGGTACCGAACTGGTCGAAGAGGATCCGGCGACTGGGAAGCGGCACTTCCGGTTCGTCCCCGGGCCGATCTTCGCCTCGGTGGTCCTGGCCGACGAAATCAACCGGACCCCTCCCAAGACCCAGGCGGCGTTGCTGCAGGCGATGCAGGAGCGGACCGTGACCGTCGCCGGGCAGACCTATCCGCTTCCGAATCCCTTCTTCGTGCTCGCGACGCAGAACCCGATCGAGCAGGAAGGGACCTATCCCCTTCCCGAGGCGCAGCTCGACCGCTTCATGCTTGAATTGCGCGTTGGCTATCCGTCGCGCAGCGAGGAAGAAGCGATCGTGACGCAGACCACCGGCACCCACAAGGTGAGCGTGAGTCAGGTCGTCGATGCCGCGGCGCTGGTGGAGATGCAATCGCTCGTGCGCCGGATTCCGGTATCGCAGTCACTCATTGCGGCTGCGGTGCTGCTCGCGCGGATGACGCGACCGAACGAAGCCGAAGCGCCGGCACTGGTGCGCGAGTATGTCGAGTGGGGTGCTGGTCCGCGCGCGTCGCAGTATCTGGTGCTCGGTGCCAAGGCGCGCGCGGCGATGGATGGCCGGCCGCAGGCAGATCTCGAGGATGTCCGCGCGATCGCTCCCGCCGTGTTGCGTCACCGCGTGATGACGAACTTCTCGGCCGAAGCGGCGGATCGCAGCAGCGAGGATGTGGTGATGGAGCTGATTGGGTCGGAGAGTTGGCTGAAGGGATGA
- a CDS encoding AtpZ/AtpI family protein — translation MKHPDDGSNREIGEGYALVSVGITFALTLAGFTLGGFWLDGRFHTTPLLTILGMVVGMALGGFWLWQRLGKRPK, via the coding sequence GTGAAGCACCCCGACGATGGCTCGAATCGAGAGATCGGCGAGGGGTACGCCCTGGTTTCGGTGGGGATCACGTTTGCCCTCACCCTGGCGGGGTTCACCCTGGGGGGATTCTGGCTCGACGGCCGGTTCCACACCACGCCGTTGCTGACGATCCTCGGGATGGTCGTGGGAATGGCCCTGGGCGGTTTCTGGCTCTGGCAGCGGCTTGGCAAGCGCCCGAAGTGA
- the atpB gene encoding F0F1 ATP synthase subunit A codes for MTDGQEPFSIAEMVFHHTGDAHELDFSPFGVIHLPEWEPIRIGAYSIDLSPTRHVVFMVLAASLTLLLLWIAARGIAKARAQGKAPKGYAGMMEAFVVFVRNEIAIANIGHEMGPRYAPLIIAFFFFILMMNLLGLLPWGASPTGNLAVTAALAVISFLVIEIGGMVKLGFKGYMGTIFPHIEGLDGAGGAVMTIAMAPIEILSKMVKPIALAIRLFGNMLAGHFVILSLFGIVFLFGSLGMWSYGIGSVTALVVLGVMFLELIVAFLQAYVFALLSAVFIGLMQHEH; via the coding sequence ATGACCGACGGACAAGAGCCCTTCAGCATCGCCGAGATGGTGTTCCACCACACGGGCGACGCGCACGAACTCGATTTCTCCCCGTTCGGGGTCATCCACCTCCCGGAGTGGGAGCCGATCCGGATCGGGGCGTACTCGATCGATCTCTCCCCGACCCGCCACGTCGTCTTCATGGTGCTCGCGGCGTCGCTGACGCTGCTGCTCCTCTGGATTGCCGCGCGCGGCATTGCGAAGGCGCGAGCGCAGGGGAAGGCACCGAAGGGTTACGCCGGGATGATGGAAGCATTCGTGGTCTTCGTGCGCAACGAGATCGCCATCGCCAACATCGGTCACGAGATGGGGCCGCGGTACGCGCCGCTGATCATCGCCTTCTTCTTCTTCATCCTGATGATGAACCTCCTCGGCCTGCTGCCCTGGGGTGCGTCGCCTACCGGCAACCTCGCCGTAACCGCGGCGCTCGCCGTGATCTCGTTCCTGGTGATCGAGATCGGCGGGATGGTCAAGCTCGGCTTCAAGGGCTACATGGGCACCATCTTCCCGCACATCGAAGGGCTCGATGGCGCGGGCGGTGCGGTGATGACCATTGCCATGGCGCCGATCGAAATCCTCTCCAAGATGGTCAAGCCGATCGCCCTGGCGATCCGCTTGTTCGGCAACATGCTCGCCGGCCACTTCGTGATCTTGTCGCTCTTCGGCATCGTGTTCCTGTTCGGTTCACTTGGCATGTGGAGCTATGGCATCGGGAGCGTCACGGCCCTGGTTGTTCTCGGCGTGATGTTCCTTGAATTGATCGTCGCGTTCCTGCAGGCGTACGTGTTTGCGCTGCTGAGCGCGGTGTTTATTGGGTTGATGCAGCACGAGCATTAA
- a CDS encoding ATP synthase F0 subunit C, whose amino-acid sequence MLLPILMQTEAAAQIPNYGALGAGIGLGLAVLGAGIGLGRIGGQVAEGIARQPEAAGEIRGAGLLFGVLLEGATIIALVFALLFKLIK is encoded by the coding sequence ATGTTGCTCCCGATTCTCATGCAGACTGAAGCCGCCGCGCAGATCCCGAACTACGGCGCCCTGGGTGCCGGTATCGGCCTCGGCCTCGCCGTTCTCGGCGCCGGCATCGGCCTCGGCCGCATCGGTGGCCAGGTCGCTGAAGGCATCGCACGTCAGCCGGAAGCGGCAGGCGAGATCCGCGGCGCTGGCCTGCTCTTCGGCGTGCTGCTCGAAGGCGCCACGATCATCGCGCTCGTGTTCGCCCTGCTGTTCAAGCTGATCAAGTAA
- the atpF gene encoding F0F1 ATP synthase subunit B, with the protein MLPLLMMAEEGGLPKPFSPTFGLFLWTFIVFIPFLIILAKFVLPVIVKATADREAAITKQLADAERMHSEAKAALEEQKQLLAGARGEAQALMAEARGASERERAASVEKTKTEQAEMLDRARREIVAEKERAVADLRREAVDIAIAAAGKVVGQRLDSSADRKLVEDYLAQIGNKP; encoded by the coding sequence ATGCTACCGTTGTTGATGATGGCGGAAGAGGGGGGCTTGCCGAAGCCCTTCTCGCCGACGTTTGGTCTCTTCCTCTGGACCTTCATCGTTTTCATTCCGTTCCTGATCATCCTGGCGAAGTTCGTCCTTCCGGTGATCGTGAAGGCGACGGCCGATCGTGAAGCGGCGATCACCAAGCAGCTCGCCGATGCCGAGCGGATGCACAGCGAGGCGAAGGCGGCACTGGAAGAGCAGAAGCAGTTGCTGGCCGGTGCACGCGGCGAGGCGCAGGCGTTGATGGCCGAGGCGCGTGGCGCGTCGGAGCGTGAGCGCGCGGCGTCGGTCGAGAAGACCAAGACGGAACAGGCCGAGATGCTCGATCGCGCCCGTCGCGAGATCGTGGCCGAGAAGGAGCGGGCCGTGGCCGACCTTCGTCGCGAGGCGGTCGACATCGCGATTGCAGCGGCCGGCAAGGTGGTGGGTCAGCGGCTTGATTCGAGCGCCGACCGCAAGCTGGTGGAAGACTACCTCGCGCAGATCGGGAACAAGCCGTGA